A genomic stretch from Chryseobacterium sp. SNU WT5 includes:
- a CDS encoding phage minor head protein: MLEKLQNDTFIFSGLRTHAQLLEASSFLMEDGKVRSFDAFAKDFNQVNSRYNQDYLQAEHQFAVSSSQSAANWAAIDQDGRYNLQYRTANDDRVRADHAALQDITLPSDDSFWMSYYPPNGWRCRCTAVEVRKTKFEVSDSVKANEAGDRATTKIGADGKNRSEIFRFNPGAQQKVFPPKHPYNKLKGADEVKKIIDDQPLKTVKDLKNHFEGFAKDNKELFARGFKEIKITRSKKLNGFTDMNGMIALTSQITELSIGGINNIKSGKPTTLDQERALSTLHHEIWHNANKPGNMYSTKDQTKTMELANEFVARKTLPEFMKKLGGKLENEELQNHRSNTAYNKMVVNYDLLIKWSESDPKKVVSDVKTTLVEDKYTEQMRGLVAAVKNNSKYDIKDSVIESLIKYAKIYDNEKFVELLKANTKLRIERK; encoded by the coding sequence ATGCTGGAAAAACTACAGAACGATACTTTCATATTTTCGGGTTTACGTACGCATGCTCAACTTTTGGAAGCGTCATCGTTTTTGATGGAAGATGGAAAGGTGCGCAGTTTTGATGCATTCGCAAAAGATTTTAACCAGGTTAATTCCCGGTACAATCAAGATTACCTGCAGGCAGAACATCAATTTGCAGTATCTAGTTCTCAAAGTGCTGCCAATTGGGCTGCAATCGACCAAGACGGTCGGTATAATCTACAGTACAGAACTGCGAACGATGATCGCGTTCGTGCAGATCATGCTGCTTTACAGGATATCACTTTACCTAGTGATGATTCGTTTTGGATGTCTTATTATCCGCCCAATGGATGGCGTTGCAGATGTACTGCAGTTGAAGTGAGAAAAACAAAGTTCGAGGTTTCGGATTCGGTGAAAGCAAATGAAGCCGGCGACAGAGCAACCACCAAAATCGGTGCAGACGGGAAAAACAGAAGTGAGATTTTTCGCTTTAATCCGGGAGCTCAACAAAAAGTATTTCCACCGAAACATCCGTACAATAAATTGAAGGGTGCAGATGAAGTGAAAAAGATAATCGATGATCAACCATTGAAAACGGTTAAAGATTTAAAAAACCACTTCGAAGGTTTTGCTAAGGATAACAAGGAACTGTTTGCAAGAGGTTTCAAAGAAATTAAAATAACTCGATCTAAAAAACTAAACGGTTTTACCGACATGAACGGAATGATTGCTTTGACTTCGCAGATCACAGAACTTTCCATCGGCGGAATCAATAACATTAAGAGCGGTAAACCAACCACTTTAGATCAGGAACGTGCATTATCAACTCTTCATCATGAAATATGGCATAACGCCAACAAGCCGGGAAACATGTATTCAACAAAAGACCAAACGAAAACGATGGAATTGGCCAATGAATTTGTTGCCAGAAAAACGCTTCCGGAATTCATGAAAAAACTGGGTGGAAAATTAGAGAATGAGGAACTGCAGAACCATCGCTCCAATACCGCTTATAATAAAATGGTTGTCAACTATGACCTGTTGATTAAATGGTCAGAATCTGACCCTAAAAAAGTGGTTAGCGATGTGAAAACTACTTTGGTAGAGGATAAATACACGGAACAGATGAGGGGATTAGTTGCTGCAGTGAAAAATAATAGCAAATACGATATTAAAGATTCGGTAATTGAGTCATTAATCAAGTACGCAAAAATTTATGATAATGAAAAATTTGTTGAATTATTGAAAGCGAATACCAAACTAAGAATTGAAAGAAAGTAA
- a CDS encoding phage virion morphogenesis protein, producing MNLDQLHKNIINDVRIELKDEFDRNFERKAFFEKKWPTNTLINRRGSMMARTNNLRRGYQAKIDGSKIAFSNSMPYASIHNEGGEITVTKKMKSYFWAMYYQASGGISYSIKTKAAAKTKRNTALSIEAQQFKALALMPIGNKIKIPERRVIGAHPKIREIISGVVDDHLKELNDIILYHLKP from the coding sequence ATGAATTTAGATCAACTTCATAAAAATATCATCAATGATGTTAGGATCGAGCTGAAAGATGAGTTCGACCGCAATTTTGAAAGAAAGGCGTTTTTTGAGAAGAAATGGCCAACCAATACGCTGATCAATCGGCGCGGATCCATGATGGCTAGAACCAACAATTTGCGCCGTGGTTATCAGGCGAAAATCGACGGTTCAAAAATAGCCTTCAGCAATTCAATGCCGTACGCTTCTATCCACAATGAAGGCGGTGAGATTACGGTCACAAAAAAAATGAAGAGTTATTTCTGGGCAATGTATTATCAGGCATCTGGTGGGATCTCGTACAGCATCAAAACCAAAGCGGCTGCCAAAACCAAAAGAAACACTGCTTTAAGCATCGAAGCGCAACAATTTAAAGCCCTGGCATTAATGCCAATCGGTAACAAAATAAAAATACCGGAAAGAAGAGTGATTGGGGCGCATCCTAAAATTAGAGAAATCATTTCGGGCGTGGTCGATGATCACCTGAAAGAATTAAACGATATCATTTTATACCATTTAAAACCATGA
- a CDS encoding nucleoid-associated protein: MKIALHKIGNKVSNEGCGFSDTELNISDDKKDLLQNYFLGSFKSEETFHFYSDTYLTNNLIFGCVSEIFEDHRNFINSSKNIGNILYNAAENPRVQGGELFVVYFQAENENEVDKIGIFKTEKREPFLKISPNEIDPIEVDKGVSLVRIDKAALIFNQDKETGYVLQVVDNNKNGDLYYWFEDFLKVKQRQDEYYHTQETLSVYKQFITKQLPQEFEITKADQAEFLNKSIEFFKEKEKFDYDEFTNEVLQDETVIESFSNFKSDYEQEMQVSVSEAFDINPSAVKKQSRGFKSIIKLDKNFSIYVHGDRKLIDQGTDEIGKYYKLYFEDEK, from the coding sequence ATGAAAATAGCATTACACAAAATCGGAAACAAAGTATCAAATGAAGGCTGTGGCTTTTCTGATACAGAATTAAACATCAGCGATGATAAAAAAGACCTTTTACAGAATTATTTTTTAGGTTCTTTTAAGTCTGAAGAAACCTTCCATTTTTACAGTGACACCTATTTGACGAATAATCTAATTTTTGGGTGTGTATCAGAAATTTTCGAAGATCATCGGAACTTCATAAATAGTTCAAAAAACATTGGAAATATTTTATACAATGCAGCCGAAAATCCAAGGGTCCAAGGTGGTGAATTATTTGTCGTTTATTTTCAAGCCGAAAACGAAAATGAAGTTGATAAAATTGGAATCTTCAAAACGGAAAAAAGAGAACCATTTTTAAAAATTTCACCCAACGAAATAGATCCTATTGAAGTTGATAAAGGTGTGAGTTTAGTGAGAATTGATAAAGCTGCGCTAATTTTCAACCAAGATAAAGAAACAGGTTACGTTCTGCAAGTTGTAGATAATAACAAAAACGGTGATCTGTATTATTGGTTTGAAGATTTTCTGAAGGTGAAGCAGAGACAAGATGAATATTACCATACGCAGGAAACCTTATCAGTTTACAAACAGTTTATCACTAAACAACTACCACAAGAGTTCGAAATTACCAAAGCGGATCAAGCCGAGTTCCTTAATAAGTCTATTGAATTTTTTAAAGAAAAAGAAAAATTTGATTACGATGAATTCACCAATGAAGTTTTGCAAGATGAAACAGTAATTGAAAGTTTCAGCAACTTTAAATCTGATTACGAACAGGAAATGCAGGTTTCAGTCTCGGAAGCCTTTGATATCAATCCATCAGCCGTAAAAAAACAAAGTCGCGGTTTCAAAAGCATTATTAAACTGGATAAAAACTTTAGTATTTATGTTCATGGCGACCGCAAACTTATTGACCAGGGTACCGACGAAATTGGTAAGTATTATAAACTGTATTTCGAAGACGAAAAGTAA
- a CDS encoding DUF3164 family protein, whose translation MTLDITKLSPEERKNLVAQAKQIEKQEKEQRVNDLQALEDIAKEVVPVSFALLLEASDNLAKAKEQVFKNFIDYLEMKIDTIGIKSNQQSHTITYGNHSIKLGYRITDGYTDDAGYGLAMVHKFLATLAKDENSKKLLATISRLLQKNAKGDLDSKKVLELRQIADKYYADTDFQKGLEIIQNSYKPKISKWFIEAYLIDGTGIEQSVPLSITGVNLPDDVDLTFLLPKETE comes from the coding sequence ATGACATTAGACATTACCAAACTTTCACCAGAAGAAAGAAAAAACCTAGTCGCTCAGGCGAAACAAATTGAAAAGCAGGAAAAAGAACAACGAGTTAATGACCTGCAGGCGTTAGAAGATATTGCAAAAGAAGTGGTTCCGGTATCGTTTGCACTTTTGTTGGAGGCTTCCGATAATTTAGCCAAAGCTAAAGAACAGGTGTTCAAAAACTTCATTGATTATTTAGAAATGAAGATCGACACCATCGGCATCAAAAGCAATCAGCAAAGTCACACCATTACCTACGGCAATCACTCGATTAAATTGGGTTACCGAATTACAGATGGTTATACCGATGACGCAGGTTACGGATTGGCAATGGTTCACAAGTTTCTCGCAACCTTGGCAAAAGATGAAAACTCTAAAAAACTCTTAGCAACTATTTCAAGGCTCTTGCAGAAAAACGCAAAAGGCGACTTGGATAGTAAGAAGGTTTTAGAACTGAGACAAATCGCGGATAAATATTATGCAGATACCGACTTTCAAAAAGGTTTAGAAATCATTCAAAACTCGTACAAACCGAAAATATCGAAATGGTTTATTGAAGCGTATCTGATAGATGGTACAGGCATCGAACAAAGTGTGCCACTTTCTATTACCGGTGTCAACTTACCCGATGATGTGGATCTTACTTTTTTACTTCCTAAAGAAACTGAATAA
- a CDS encoding ATP-binding protein: MKILTLTGIWLTIFGNPERTGKVWIIYGEEKQGKTWFAMLLAQFLSTLEPVLYISAEEGLGLTFQEVIVRANFDPKNKKFKAYGYVPLADLKATLKKRYAPKLVFIDNVTFYSDELKNGGLQELLKENPDKLFIFLAHEDRGEPYTATAKMIKRLADRIVRVQGLVATVGGRTTGGQFCIDQEKAMILHGSDIINN; encoded by the coding sequence ATGAAAATATTAACGCTCACAGGAATTTGGCTAACCATCTTTGGAAATCCCGAAAGAACCGGAAAAGTATGGATCATTTACGGCGAAGAAAAACAAGGTAAAACATGGTTTGCCATGTTGCTGGCTCAATTCCTCAGCACGCTGGAACCAGTGCTTTATATCTCAGCAGAAGAGGGTTTGGGATTAACGTTCCAGGAAGTGATTGTAAGAGCCAATTTCGACCCGAAAAATAAGAAGTTCAAAGCGTACGGATATGTTCCCTTGGCAGATTTAAAAGCCACTTTGAAAAAACGGTACGCCCCCAAACTGGTCTTTATCGATAACGTTACTTTTTATTCGGATGAACTGAAAAACGGCGGACTGCAGGAACTCTTAAAAGAAAATCCAGATAAACTCTTCATTTTCTTAGCCCACGAAGATCGTGGCGAACCGTACACGGCGACCGCAAAGATGATCAAGAGATTAGCGGACAGAATTGTAAGAGTTCAGGGATTGGTTGCCACGGTTGGCGGCAGAACCACCGGCGGACAGTTTTGCATCGACCAGGAAAAAGCAATGATCCTTCACGGATCTGATATCATTAATAACTAA
- a CDS encoding ATP-binding protein produces MELSLEYKQQVKTVLLERRPNFGGTDAQFAKIYGINGSVFSRLNKGEIDGLISPSQWLQIGRELDINPKKSSWKVVRTKVYTEIESSIHFCQTFSRSMVLVDACGIGKTFSAKNIVKTMRNAFYVDCSQAKSKQLFVRHFAKTLGIDNKGKYVDVKENLKYYINQLDSPVFVLDEVGDLEYTAFLELKELWNSADGTCGWLMMGADGLRNKIQKGINNKKVGFAEIFSRFSDEFIQLTPNGVADKKAFYNELLTQVATANHTGNQPVEALVKICLNKEATLRHLETLIKISV; encoded by the coding sequence ATGGAATTATCACTAGAATATAAGCAGCAAGTAAAAACGGTTCTTTTGGAACGTCGCCCTAATTTCGGCGGTACCGATGCGCAGTTTGCAAAGATCTACGGCATCAATGGTTCAGTATTCAGCAGATTGAACAAAGGAGAAATCGACGGTCTTATTTCACCGTCTCAGTGGCTTCAAATCGGTCGTGAACTTGATATTAATCCAAAGAAAAGCAGTTGGAAAGTAGTTCGCACGAAGGTTTATACTGAAATAGAATCCAGTATTCATTTCTGCCAGACTTTCTCACGCTCTATGGTTTTGGTTGATGCCTGTGGAATCGGCAAAACTTTCTCAGCAAAGAATATCGTGAAAACTATGCGCAATGCTTTTTATGTGGATTGTTCCCAAGCCAAAAGCAAGCAGTTATTCGTTCGCCACTTCGCCAAAACTTTAGGAATCGATAACAAAGGAAAATACGTCGATGTAAAAGAGAATCTGAAATATTATATCAATCAGCTCGACAGTCCGGTGTTTGTGTTGGATGAAGTTGGAGACTTAGAATACACGGCTTTTTTAGAATTAAAAGAACTGTGGAATTCAGCAGACGGGACCTGTGGTTGGCTCATGATGGGTGCAGATGGATTGCGAAACAAAATCCAGAAAGGAATCAACAATAAGAAAGTTGGTTTTGCTGAAATATTCAGCCGCTTTTCTGACGAGTTCATTCAATTGACACCCAATGGTGTTGCCGATAAAAAAGCATTTTACAATGAATTATTAACGCAGGTTGCCACCGCCAACCATACCGGAAACCAACCAGTAGAAGCACTGGTGAAAATCTGTCTGAACAAAGAAGCAACCCTGAGACATCTGGAAACTTTAATCAAAATTTCTGTATAG
- a CDS encoding helix-turn-helix domain-containing protein, protein MIIGSRIKEAREAINLSQKDLAEKLGMDPSQFSKIERGKLMPTLLQAIELGKILSKSLDWLVSTVESDQKPEMISGDHYKEQYEWAKQNIELLHTIQELKDKIHLLETENTNLQNKRYSETVSYSMVAEPEPELSKKKK, encoded by the coding sequence ATGATAATTGGAAGTAGAATCAAAGAAGCTCGTGAAGCGATAAATTTGAGTCAAAAGGATCTTGCAGAAAAACTGGGAATGGATCCTAGTCAGTTCTCAAAAATTGAGCGTGGTAAACTAATGCCGACACTTTTACAAGCGATTGAGTTAGGTAAAATTCTGTCTAAATCCTTAGACTGGTTGGTTTCAACTGTTGAATCTGATCAAAAACCCGAAATGATTTCGGGCGATCACTACAAAGAGCAGTATGAATGGGCAAAACAGAATATCGAACTCTTACATACAATACAGGAACTAAAAGACAAAATTCATTTGTTGGAAACGGAAAACACCAACCTACAAAATAAAAGATACTCAGAGACGGTTTCTTATTCTATGGTTGCTGAACCTGAACCTGAATTAAGTAAAAAGAAGAAATAA
- a CDS encoding tyrosine-type recombinase/integrase — MNEESILKFRIELQNLGYCEAVVNSYPKQIRWFLDYCKKEKEDITSRDILDYHKSLETTKSRVTKSNLSQSSIAGKMRSIRLYFDYLQRIGEIKINPYQLKIKSPKYEERKIFSREEITKLYEKSSPLQLIILHLCYGCGLRRNEAAELKIKDIDLENCLLYIKKGKGKKRRVIPFTKQVQRDIKDFIFSTEIEERVCPSILNVKNKT, encoded by the coding sequence ATGAATGAAGAATCAATCTTAAAATTTAGAATAGAATTACAGAATTTAGGCTATTGTGAAGCTGTTGTAAACTCTTATCCCAAGCAGATTAGATGGTTTTTAGATTACTGTAAAAAAGAAAAAGAAGACATCACTTCCAGGGATATTTTAGACTACCACAAAAGTTTAGAAACCACCAAAAGCCGGGTTACAAAATCCAATTTAAGCCAAAGTTCTATTGCAGGAAAAATGCGAAGTATAAGACTTTATTTTGATTATTTACAGAGAATTGGAGAGATAAAAATCAATCCCTACCAACTGAAAATAAAATCCCCTAAGTATGAAGAAAGGAAAATATTTAGTCGGGAAGAAATAACAAAATTATATGAAAAAAGCAGTCCCTTACAACTCATTATCCTGCATTTATGTTACGGTTGTGGATTGCGCCGGAATGAAGCCGCAGAACTAAAGATAAAGGATATCGATCTAGAAAATTGTCTGCTGTATATCAAAAAAGGAAAAGGCAAAAAAAGAAGAGTGATCCCATTTACAAAGCAGGTTCAGAGAGATATTAAAGATTTTATTTTTTCAACTGAAATCGAGGAACGAGTATGCCCCTCAATACTAAATGTAAAGAATAAAACATAA
- a CDS encoding CHC2 zinc finger domain-containing protein: MEITAIKEQLSLSTILQYYGLKPDKNTKMCCPFHEDKTPSMQVYYKTQTAYCFSSKCKTHGKSIDVIDFIMYKESLSKHEALIKAETLLNSSPALSINGNVKTKVQNLELSQSQFLGNMFQYFRNAISNSKPAKEYLEKRNLDNSILEIGYNSGQFHHGERKTEELLKQALETGLLLDKGLINSRTGEKGFSPFGKWCICFALRNQKNEVTGLYFRSVLNDDKAKHYYLKNRSGIYPGYPKPETKKLILTEAIIDGASLLQIESIKKDYEIISCFGTNGLNDEILKSIKELPELEEIIFCFDQDDAGKEAVNKYAKVLQEEIPKIKTSNLELPNNDVNETLQLHNEEIFLELLEKRTILFSTEKITENKSVESVGSVSQKAEKPVSNTIDFLSQKNLLQELNKLIEKAGIIGEENSRLLLFLITISYLNKSPLHGIVQGSSGSGKTHIISRIADLMPQEDVLRFTRITESSLYNWGEFDLFQKIIIIEDLDGLKEDALYALREFISNQVLRSSVTIKDKKGNNKSSHKIVKGQFSSLSATTKGEMYEDNMNRSFIVAINESEEQTEKIIAYQNRRNAGEIDKNTQEKAIGFTQKIVRNLKHYEVVNPYATQIKLPNNVKNKRRLNEMFQSIIKQITLIHQFQREVKNGFLITEIEDIENAVEILFESIILKIDELDGSLRQFFEKLKKSFKEESFTRFDAMEVTGFKKTQLQFYLNDLVRLEYLKQIGFANKGFRYKISYSDNIQKVRKDLKEEFSKQIEELKKLPHLQGVNATEHKRTLNGSQPSAKEQPTMA, translated from the coding sequence ATGGAGATTACAGCGATAAAAGAACAATTAAGTTTATCCACTATCCTGCAGTATTACGGCTTAAAACCCGACAAGAACACAAAAATGTGTTGTCCGTTCCATGAGGATAAAACACCATCAATGCAGGTTTACTACAAAACCCAAACGGCTTATTGTTTTTCTTCCAAATGCAAAACCCACGGCAAGAGTATAGACGTGATCGATTTTATAATGTACAAGGAAAGCCTATCCAAACACGAAGCATTAATAAAAGCAGAAACGCTTTTGAACAGTAGTCCTGCATTGTCCATTAATGGAAATGTAAAAACCAAAGTCCAGAATCTGGAATTATCCCAAAGCCAGTTTTTAGGAAATATGTTCCAATATTTTAGGAATGCCATCAGCAACAGCAAGCCTGCAAAGGAATATTTAGAAAAAAGGAATTTAGACAATTCCATTTTAGAGATTGGTTACAACTCTGGTCAGTTTCACCATGGAGAAAGGAAAACGGAGGAATTATTGAAACAGGCATTAGAAACAGGATTGCTTTTAGATAAAGGACTAATCAACAGCAGAACCGGAGAAAAAGGATTTAGTCCTTTTGGGAAATGGTGCATCTGTTTTGCGCTCAGAAATCAGAAGAATGAAGTTACAGGATTGTATTTTAGAAGTGTTTTAAATGATGATAAAGCGAAACATTATTATCTAAAAAATCGAAGCGGGATTTACCCAGGTTATCCAAAACCCGAAACTAAAAAACTTATTTTAACGGAAGCCATTATTGATGGAGCAAGTTTATTACAAATTGAATCTATAAAAAAGGACTATGAAATTATAAGTTGTTTTGGAACAAACGGATTGAATGATGAAATCTTAAAATCTATCAAAGAACTTCCAGAACTGGAGGAAATTATCTTTTGTTTTGATCAGGACGACGCAGGAAAAGAAGCCGTAAATAAATATGCAAAAGTTCTGCAGGAGGAAATCCCAAAGATAAAAACATCAAATTTAGAATTACCCAACAACGATGTAAACGAAACCCTGCAACTTCATAACGAGGAAATATTTTTAGAACTTTTAGAAAAGCGGACTATTTTATTTTCAACTGAAAAAATAACTGAAAATAAATCTGTGGAATCCGTGGGATCTGTGAGCCAAAAAGCAGAAAAGCCAGTGAGCAACACTATCGACTTTTTAAGCCAAAAAAACCTGTTGCAGGAACTCAACAAACTCATAGAAAAAGCCGGCATCATCGGCGAGGAAAACAGTCGGTTATTATTGTTTTTAATCACGATCAGTTATTTAAATAAAAGTCCGCTTCATGGAATTGTGCAAGGATCCAGCGGAAGCGGAAAAACCCATATCATCAGCAGAATAGCGGATTTAATGCCACAGGAAGATGTCTTAAGATTTACAAGAATTACCGAATCAAGTCTGTACAATTGGGGAGAATTTGATTTATTCCAAAAGATAATCATCATCGAGGATCTGGACGGTTTAAAAGAAGATGCTTTGTATGCTTTAAGAGAATTTATCAGTAACCAAGTTTTAAGAAGTTCGGTAACCATTAAAGATAAAAAGGGAAACAATAAATCTTCTCATAAAATCGTGAAAGGACAGTTTTCCTCACTTTCTGCCACCACAAAAGGCGAAATGTATGAGGACAATATGAACCGCAGTTTTATAGTCGCCATTAATGAAAGCGAAGAACAGACAGAGAAAATAATCGCCTACCAAAACCGCAGGAATGCGGGAGAAATCGATAAAAACACCCAAGAAAAAGCGATTGGTTTTACACAGAAAATCGTCAGAAATCTAAAGCATTACGAGGTTGTAAATCCCTACGCCACACAGATAAAACTACCGAATAACGTGAAAAATAAAAGGCGCTTAAATGAAATGTTCCAAAGTATCATTAAGCAAATCACATTAATCCATCAGTTCCAGCGAGAAGTTAAAAACGGTTTTTTAATTACAGAAATCGAGGATATTGAGAATGCAGTGGAGATATTATTCGAGAGTATTATTTTAAAGATTGATGAATTGGACGGCAGTTTGAGGCAGTTTTTTGAGAAATTAAAGAAGAGTTTTAAGGAAGAAAGTTTTACAAGGTTTGATGCGATGGAAGTGACGGGATTTAAGAAAACCCAACTGCAGTTTTATCTCAATGATCTGGTAAGGTTGGAATATTTAAAACAAATCGGTTTTGCCAACAAAGGATTTAGATATAAAATCTCTTACAGTGATAATATCCAGAAAGTTAGAAAGGATTTAAAAGAAGAATTTAGCAAACAAATAGAAGAATTAAAAAAATTGCCTCACCTGCAAGGTGTGAACGCTACCGAACACAAGCGAACACTAAACGGAAGCCAGCCGAGCGCTAAAGAACAACCTACGATGGCTTAA
- a CDS encoding helix-turn-helix domain-containing protein: protein MQIGLNIKKIREQKGLLQKEIALAAGLHPANYNKTEKGERELSIDALNKIAQLFGMTIDQIINYEGNIPTEVTIENKNINEKLLLIEQLEDEDKNAIYRIIDGMLTKSKFKDFFNKNVAAL, encoded by the coding sequence ATGCAAATAGGATTGAACATTAAAAAAATCAGAGAGCAGAAAGGATTGCTCCAAAAGGAAATTGCTTTAGCAGCGGGTTTACATCCTGCTAATTACAATAAAACAGAAAAAGGCGAACGTGAGCTTTCCATTGATGCATTAAATAAAATTGCCCAACTTTTCGGAATGACTATAGACCAGATTATTAATTACGAGGGCAATATTCCGACTGAAGTGACCATTGAAAATAAAAATATTAATGAAAAACTTTTATTGATAGAACAACTGGAAGACGAGGACAAAAACGCAATCTACCGCATTATTGACGGGATGCTTACCAAATCTAAATTCAAAGATTTTTTTAATAAAAACGTTGCAGCACTATAA
- a CDS encoding type II toxin-antitoxin system RelE/ParE family toxin, with translation MSYDLILTDNFKKEAKKLLKKYASLKSELAELGELLQEDPTLGTSLGNEIFKIRLAVASKNKGKSGGMRVMYLARIINQKIYLFSIFDKSQQDSISQKEITEILKNENLL, from the coding sequence ATGAGTTATGATCTAATTCTTACCGATAATTTTAAAAAGGAAGCCAAAAAATTATTAAAAAAATATGCCTCCTTAAAATCTGAACTCGCAGAACTGGGTGAACTTTTACAGGAAGACCCAACACTTGGAACCTCCCTTGGAAACGAAATTTTTAAAATCCGTCTCGCCGTGGCTTCTAAAAACAAAGGCAAATCCGGCGGGATGAGAGTGATGTATCTCGCACGTATCATTAACCAAAAAATATATCTTTTCTCTATTTTTGACAAATCTCAACAGGATAGTATCTCACAGAAAGAGATTACAGAAATTCTGAAAAATGAAAATCTTTTATAA
- a CDS encoding tyrosine-type recombinase/integrase gives MENLKEYLENNLSAGTIKNYLYEIEKFKKNYKNPEKLNYQNLMQYVQLLRKNYNPQSTNRTIYALKKYYDYLVETSQIKYNPAQNIKIKDGKENPIQLQELLTEKELQQLLEPRKERYPILAKRNQIIMSLLVNQALLVSDIERLKIEDLNLKNATISIQKTGITNARILNLKADQILLFYQYLEEDRIELEREKTSFFLLNKLASRITNDDINYLISTYQKSFTKKITSVKIRQSVIKLKLDQGENLRKVQNFAGHKHADTTEKYRETGIEALQSAINQYHPIR, from the coding sequence ATGGAGAATCTCAAAGAATATTTAGAAAATAATTTATCTGCAGGAACTATAAAAAACTATCTTTATGAAATAGAAAAGTTCAAAAAAAACTATAAAAACCCAGAAAAACTGAACTATCAAAACTTAATGCAATATGTACAATTACTGCGCAAAAACTACAATCCGCAAAGCACCAACAGAACCATTTATGCCCTGAAAAAATACTACGATTATTTAGTAGAAACATCGCAAATAAAATACAATCCTGCACAAAATATCAAAATAAAAGACGGCAAGGAAAATCCAATACAATTGCAGGAACTTCTTACAGAAAAAGAACTGCAACAACTCTTAGAACCTCGAAAAGAACGTTATCCGATACTTGCCAAAAGGAATCAGATCATTATGAGCTTATTGGTTAATCAAGCTCTTTTAGTGAGTGATATTGAGCGATTGAAAATAGAAGACCTAAATCTCAAAAATGCCACTATCAGCATCCAAAAAACAGGAATTACCAACGCAAGAATTTTAAATCTAAAAGCCGACCAAATCCTCTTATTTTATCAATATTTAGAAGAAGATAGAATTGAATTGGAAAGAGAAAAAACTTCTTTTTTTCTATTGAACAAGTTGGCAAGTAGAATTACAAATGATGATATTAATTATCTCATATCAACTTATCAGAAGTCGTTTACAAAGAAAATTACAAGCGTGAAAATCCGCCAAAGTGTTATAAAACTGAAATTAGACCAGGGCGAGAACCTGCGAAAAGTCCAAAATTTTGCTGGACACAAACATGCAGACACGACAGAGAAATATAGAGAAACAGGAATTGAAGCTTTGCAATCAGCAATCAACCAGTATCACCCGATCAGATAA